Proteins encoded together in one Prochlorococcus marinus str. MIT 9211 window:
- a CDS encoding N-acetyl sugar amidotransferase — protein sequence MVFYSYPRPVEKEKFKRKESLETLYGLPQEVKFCRSCVISNQRPSSTIEFKNDGKDSKQVINLDEMGICDACRVKEKKSSIDWESREQELRQLCDKYRRNDGTYDCLVPGSGGKDSFIQAHLLKYKYGMHPLTCTWAPHIYTNWGWENHNAWIHAGFDNILFTPNGLVHRLITRLAVENLLHPFQPFILGQKNLAPKIADLYDIPLIFYGENEAEYGNPKVDMESAQRSWDYFSASDENDIFIGGASLSELRELGLEEIDWKPYMPINPDKIKNKNIEVHYLGYYEKWHPQNAYYYAIEHGGFQSSPERTVGTYSTYNSIDDKIDDFHYHTTWIKFGIGRASYDASQEVRSGDLMREEGIALVKKYDGEFPERWSEEIFNYLSLPTKDFPSSAKMFEQPLFNKEYYNLLCDNFRSPHLWLWDDQKGWQMRKTIFTEEQKIGSKVAQHWEGNEKRG from the coding sequence ATGGTATTTTATTCTTATCCTCGTCCAGTAGAAAAAGAAAAATTTAAACGTAAAGAGTCTCTTGAAACCCTGTATGGATTGCCTCAAGAAGTTAAGTTTTGCCGTTCATGTGTAATAAGCAATCAAAGGCCTTCGAGCACAATTGAATTTAAAAATGATGGGAAAGATTCAAAACAAGTAATTAATCTAGATGAAATGGGTATATGCGATGCTTGCAGAGTCAAGGAAAAAAAATCATCTATAGATTGGGAATCAAGAGAACAAGAATTGAGACAACTTTGTGATAAATACAGGAGAAATGATGGTACTTATGACTGCTTAGTGCCAGGCAGTGGTGGTAAGGATAGTTTCATCCAAGCACATCTTTTAAAATATAAATATGGAATGCATCCATTAACATGTACATGGGCACCACATATATATACTAATTGGGGTTGGGAGAATCATAATGCCTGGATTCATGCAGGTTTTGATAATATTTTATTTACTCCTAATGGACTTGTTCATAGATTAATAACACGACTAGCAGTAGAAAATTTATTGCACCCTTTCCAACCTTTTATTCTTGGGCAGAAAAATTTAGCTCCAAAAATTGCTGACTTATATGACATACCTTTAATTTTCTATGGTGAGAATGAAGCTGAATATGGCAATCCAAAGGTTGATATGGAATCCGCTCAACGTAGTTGGGATTATTTTAGTGCTTCAGATGAGAATGATATTTTTATTGGTGGTGCATCACTTAGTGAGCTACGTGAGTTAGGACTAGAAGAAATTGATTGGAAGCCTTATATGCCTATTAACCCAGACAAGATTAAAAATAAGAATATAGAAGTTCACTATTTAGGTTACTATGAGAAATGGCACCCACAAAATGCCTATTATTATGCAATTGAGCATGGTGGATTCCAAAGTTCACCAGAAAGAACTGTTGGAACTTACAGTACTTATAATTCTATAGATGATAAGATTGATGATTTTCATTACCATACAACTTGGATTAAATTTGGTATAGGTAGAGCTAGTTATGACGCATCTCAAGAAGTAAGGTCGGGAGATTTAATGAGGGAAGAAGGAATAGCTCTAGTCAAAAAGTATGATGGCGAATTTCCTGAAAGATGGTCTGAAGAGATTTTCAACTACTTAAGTCTTCCAACAAAAGATTTTCCAAGTTCAGCAAAGATGTTCGAACAACCATTATTTAATAAGGAATATTATAATTTATTATGTGATAATTTTAGATCACCTCATCTTTGGTTATGGGACGATCAAAAAGGTTGGCAAATGAGGAAGACAATATTCACAGAAGAGCAGAAAATTGGGAGCAAGGTAGCTCAACATTGGGAAGGGAATGAGAAGAGGGGGTAA
- the hisH gene encoding imidazole glycerol phosphate synthase subunit HisH yields MSLCKRVIARLDVKGTRLIKGIRFEGLRVMGDSREAAINYFNSGVDEILYIDSVASLYGRNSLTEILKSTAKSIFIPITAGGGVRNIEDAARLLAAGADKIAVNTACIQNPKLINQLAKEFGSQCIVVSIQARAKPSSQEWECMTEAGRERSDVSVIDWIQKVQELGAGEILLTSVDQDGTCKGPDKKLINAAADVAEVPLIVGGGISTVEEIEDSFRKTIITGVSLAASLHHRKIEVKEIKSRLLSSDFNIRIPASIKREELKEKLSDINVGIIDYGMGNQQSLINAFTEIGLSTCLTSSVEKLTKTDLLALPGVGSFPKGMEMLKELDLIDFLKDRAEKDHPLIGICLGMQMLFESGNEFKHTKGLGLIEGEVEMLSVSLKPDTINVLPHVGWNKIYKHNEAENSCEKSFNQYFVHSYAAIDVPKEYITYECNYAGNDFIAAVNKNCISGFQFHPERSGRAGLNLLADEVLRLVRSQ; encoded by the coding sequence ATGTCATTATGCAAAAGAGTGATCGCTAGACTTGATGTTAAAGGAACAAGGTTAATTAAAGGCATCAGATTCGAAGGCTTGAGAGTAATGGGGGATTCTCGTGAAGCAGCTATTAATTATTTCAATTCAGGTGTAGACGAGATTTTGTATATAGATTCAGTTGCAAGCTTATATGGTAGAAACAGCCTGACAGAAATTCTAAAAAGTACGGCTAAAAGTATTTTTATTCCAATTACTGCAGGAGGAGGTGTTCGTAATATAGAAGATGCAGCCAGACTATTAGCCGCTGGTGCAGATAAGATCGCAGTAAATACTGCATGCATTCAAAACCCAAAACTGATTAATCAATTAGCCAAGGAGTTTGGCTCTCAGTGTATTGTGGTTTCTATACAAGCAAGAGCAAAGCCTTCTTCCCAAGAATGGGAATGTATGACAGAAGCTGGAAGAGAAAGAAGTGATGTCTCTGTAATTGATTGGATACAAAAAGTACAAGAGCTAGGTGCTGGTGAAATATTACTTACATCAGTTGACCAAGATGGAACTTGCAAAGGGCCAGATAAGAAACTTATTAATGCTGCTGCCGATGTTGCAGAAGTACCTTTAATAGTTGGAGGAGGAATATCAACTGTTGAAGAGATAGAAGATTCTTTTAGAAAAACAATTATTACCGGTGTAAGTTTAGCTGCTTCATTACACCATAGGAAAATAGAGGTAAAAGAAATAAAAAGTCGTTTATTGTCTTCTGATTTTAATATTAGGATTCCTGCTTCAATTAAAAGAGAAGAATTAAAAGAAAAGCTTAGTGATATCAATGTAGGAATTATCGATTATGGTATGGGTAATCAACAAAGTCTGATAAATGCATTCACCGAAATAGGTCTTAGCACTTGTTTGACTTCTTCCGTTGAAAAATTAACTAAAACAGATTTACTAGCACTTCCAGGGGTTGGCTCATTCCCAAAAGGTATGGAGATGCTAAAAGAACTAGATCTTATTGATTTCTTAAAAGATAGAGCAGAGAAAGATCATCCACTAATTGGTATTTGCTTGGGTATGCAAATGTTATTTGAAAGTGGTAATGAATTCAAACATACTAAAGGTCTTGGCTTAATTGAAGGTGAGGTTGAAATGCTATCAGTTAGTCTGAAACCAGATACTATAAATGTATTACCTCATGTTGGATGGAATAAGATTTATAAACATAATGAGGCTGAAAATAGCTGTGAAAAGTCATTCAATCAATACTTCGTTCATAGCTATGCTGCTATAGATGTACCAAAAGAGTATATAACTTATGAATGTAATTATGCTGGAAATGACTTTATAGCTGCCGTAAACAAAAATTGCATAAGTGGTTTTCAGTTTCACCCCGAACGTAGTGGAAGAGCTGGACTTAATCTTTTGGCAGATGAAGTTTTAAGGTTGGTAAGAAGTCAATGA
- a CDS encoding DUF4915 domain-containing protein, with protein sequence MNWNKINSVIGSRPIYLYGRSEDWVHKAISKLEKKPVAIIDRDSAYINTIYLGVRVAPFADLQIPKDAFIIITAGDYEGIVQFLEDNNFHENSHYVISPDFSSYTDLTSLRDYSSEVLFTCSDYNDLKRARSSRKGGGLYKLKTPEGTFSRISKGSYRQIAKYSKGYLTVDYVDKKVIHLSNELSIQNEYKLPYPNSCGICIDEESNRVYIANAGKDLIEIYSLDSFNKVNEVKVLSVDGLSKAGGHHLNDLAFHNGILYYSYFSKMGMWKMGLLDGGLSCTDTKSLESATEMKITSELISNLSKPHSPFINNTSIRILDSMTGKFIQGNDSIIAKFPGFIRGIDQNNDYTFIGMSEDMYVAERTTDNSTMLNSGIYILNEAINAFRFYGTQGIMNIHSILIL encoded by the coding sequence ATGAATTGGAATAAGATTAATAGTGTAATTGGATCAAGACCAATATATCTTTATGGTCGATCCGAAGATTGGGTTCATAAAGCTATCTCTAAATTAGAGAAAAAACCAGTTGCTATTATTGATAGAGACAGTGCATACATTAATACTATATATCTTGGTGTAAGAGTTGCACCTTTTGCAGATCTTCAAATTCCGAAAGATGCTTTTATTATTATAACGGCAGGAGACTATGAGGGTATTGTTCAATTTCTTGAAGATAATAATTTCCATGAGAACTCCCATTATGTGATATCTCCAGATTTCTCTAGCTATACAGATCTTACTTCCCTTAGAGACTATAGTTCTGAAGTTCTATTTACCTGCTCTGACTACAATGACCTTAAACGAGCCAGGTCCAGCAGAAAAGGAGGAGGTTTATATAAGTTAAAGACACCTGAAGGAACTTTCTCTAGAATTTCCAAAGGTTCTTACAGACAAATTGCTAAATATTCAAAAGGATATTTAACTGTAGACTATGTAGACAAAAAAGTAATTCATCTATCAAATGAACTAAGTATTCAAAATGAATACAAATTACCTTATCCTAATTCATGTGGTATATGTATAGATGAAGAAAGTAATAGAGTTTATATAGCAAACGCAGGAAAAGATTTAATAGAAATATATTCTCTGGATAGCTTTAATAAAGTTAATGAAGTAAAGGTATTAAGTGTAGACGGTCTTAGTAAAGCTGGTGGACACCACCTTAATGATTTAGCTTTTCACAATGGCATACTTTACTATTCATACTTTTCAAAAATGGGAATGTGGAAAATGGGTCTCTTAGACGGAGGTTTATCCTGCACTGATACTAAATCATTGGAATCAGCAACTGAAATGAAAATTACTTCAGAATTGATTTCCAATCTAAGCAAACCTCATTCGCCCTTTATAAACAATACTTCTATTCGCATTCTAGATTCAATGACTGGAAAATTTATTCAAGGTAATGACTCTATTATTGCTAAATTCCCAGGTTTTATTAGGGGAATTGATCAAAATAATGACTATACATTTATAGGGATGAGCGAAGATATGTATGTAGCAGAACGAACTACAGATAATTCAACCATGTTAAACTCAGGAATATATATACTTAATGAAGCAATAAATGCTTTCAGATTCTATGGAACACAAGGAATTATGAATATTCACTCTATATTAATACTATAA
- a CDS encoding N-acetyl sugar amidotransferase, whose amino-acid sequence MRKSLLNISNLPKLPPLTDIEKQLLEEKVDIDSKYKLPKEIKLCHKCVITNQRPRITINEDGICNPCKYWARKHSSFDWNSLADEFRELCDKYRSSDGSYDVLVPSSGGKDSSYVAYRLRDEYDMHPLTVTWSPSLYTEIGFENFQNHIHHGLDNVLVTANGLVHRRLCRSSTIIMGDPFQPFVYGQCNVPLRIAKAYDIPLIVDGENGEVEYGGDDNTEQLTGFQNDESVEFWQSGMAVEEWQKYGYSDSELFIYQPPKQQINVRRVFFSYYHNWMPHDHYYYASQNAGFVSNPDRSECTFSRYASLDDSIDPFHYYFALLKFGIGRATSDAAHELREGVLERDEAIQLVNKFDCQAPSKETTEIFLKYCSIDKGALQKIVDRWTNSRIWSARNDLPSLQF is encoded by the coding sequence ATGAGAAAGTCACTCTTAAATATTAGCAATCTTCCCAAACTTCCACCCTTAACAGATATTGAGAAGCAACTTCTAGAAGAAAAAGTAGATATTGATTCAAAGTATAAATTGCCAAAAGAAATAAAATTGTGTCATAAATGTGTAATTACAAACCAACGCCCAAGGATCACTATTAATGAAGATGGTATATGTAATCCATGCAAATACTGGGCGAGAAAGCATTCCTCATTTGACTGGAATTCATTAGCAGATGAATTTCGAGAGCTGTGTGACAAGTATCGCTCATCAGATGGTTCATATGACGTATTAGTTCCTTCTAGTGGAGGTAAAGATAGCTCCTATGTTGCCTATAGATTAAGAGATGAATACGATATGCATCCTCTTACAGTTACATGGTCACCTTCTTTATATACAGAGATAGGGTTTGAAAACTTTCAGAACCATATACATCATGGCTTAGACAATGTTTTAGTAACAGCGAATGGATTGGTTCATAGGCGACTATGTAGAAGTTCAACAATTATTATGGGTGATCCTTTTCAACCTTTTGTATATGGTCAATGCAATGTTCCATTAAGAATAGCCAAAGCCTATGATATCCCTTTAATAGTTGATGGAGAGAATGGAGAAGTTGAGTATGGAGGAGATGACAATACAGAACAATTGACTGGTTTTCAGAATGATGAATCAGTTGAGTTTTGGCAATCTGGTATGGCAGTTGAGGAATGGCAAAAATATGGTTATTCCGATTCCGAGTTGTTTATTTATCAACCACCTAAGCAGCAAATTAATGTTCGTAGAGTATTTTTTAGCTATTACCATAATTGGATGCCCCACGACCATTACTATTACGCAAGTCAAAATGCAGGTTTCGTCTCTAACCCTGATAGATCTGAATGTACTTTTTCCCGCTATGCAAGCCTTGATGATTCAATAGATCCATTTCATTATTACTTTGCGTTGCTAAAATTTGGTATTGGAAGAGCGACCTCGGATGCCGCCCATGAATTAAGAGAAGGGGTTCTAGAAAGAGATGAAGCGATTCAATTAGTTAACAAGTTTGATTGCCAAGCTCCATCTAAAGAAACTACCGAGATTTTTCTGAAATACTGTTCTATAGACAAAGGTGCTTTACAGAAAATCGTGGATAGATGGACTAATAGCAGAATATGGTCTGCTAGAAATGACTTACCTTCTCTTCAATTCTAA
- a CDS encoding DUF3764 family protein produces the protein MAIETTVVTFKLNGPFAEWAAIFDSDEANKRHAQYGIKPLYRGVDKSDPQKVIVIHQHQEGDLDKFLAANGDWIATHDVDMTSFDQSVWTAD, from the coding sequence ATGGCAATCGAAACCACTGTTGTAACCTTCAAACTTAATGGACCTTTTGCTGAGTGGGCAGCTATTTTTGATAGTGATGAAGCCAACAAAAGGCATGCACAGTATGGTATAAAGCCACTATATAGAGGAGTTGATAAATCAGACCCTCAGAAAGTGATTGTTATTCATCAGCATCAGGAAGGGGATTTAGATAAGTTCCTTGCAGCTAATGGTGATTGGATAGCCACTCATGATGTTGATATGACCAGTTTTGATCAGTCAGTTTGGACGGCAGATTAG
- a CDS encoding DUF3804 family protein: MAFKTLSSDSQSIEALIKGFANRSENKSFLISNVTENFLAIRPSGNPITAEDLVGMYNNADLVVEVSELVKIHRLEANADWGFAAFTLKEQFSYKGENNNDLSSYSMIFQKRDGAWKISWMQRSSGTTDLSTWN, translated from the coding sequence ATGGCTTTTAAAACATTGTCTTCAGATTCTCAGTCAATAGAAGCTCTTATAAAAGGTTTTGCAAATAGATCTGAAAATAAGTCTTTTTTGATTTCTAATGTCACAGAAAATTTCTTGGCTATTCGACCGAGTGGAAACCCCATTACTGCAGAAGATCTAGTTGGAATGTATAACAACGCAGACTTAGTTGTTGAAGTTTCTGAGTTAGTCAAGATTCATCGACTTGAGGCTAATGCAGATTGGGGATTTGCCGCTTTTACCTTAAAAGAACAATTTAGTTATAAAGGTGAAAACAATAATGATTTATCAAGTTATTCAATGATTTTTCAAAAAAGAGATGGAGCTTGGAAGATTTCTTGGATGCAAAGATCATCAGGGACTACAGATCTTTCAACTTGGAACTAA
- a CDS encoding response regulator transcription factor, translating into MDVLIVEDDLILLDFLTQEVSNQINVPERRVRKASSVERARYLISQKIPDWLLLDLHLPDGSGVELAEEFVQSKQKAKVLILTAQADQYALPASLLKNMHALINKADGLAPLRQAVWEICREFDSTFPNLSSLTPRQLEFLHLIGEGLDTAQISKQLNISFSTAQTHRRQITRKLGIKGSALVTLSRNLPKVS; encoded by the coding sequence GTGGACGTATTAATTGTCGAAGATGATCTAATCCTTTTGGATTTTTTAACTCAAGAGGTTTCTAATCAGATCAATGTTCCTGAGAGAAGAGTAAGGAAGGCATCTTCTGTTGAGAGGGCTAGGTATTTAATTTCTCAGAAAATACCCGATTGGCTTTTGCTTGATCTTCACCTTCCAGATGGTTCAGGTGTTGAATTAGCAGAAGAGTTCGTTCAAAGTAAGCAAAAAGCTAAGGTTTTAATACTTACAGCTCAAGCTGATCAATATGCATTACCTGCATCTCTTTTGAAGAACATGCATGCCTTGATTAATAAGGCTGATGGTTTGGCCCCATTAAGGCAAGCAGTTTGGGAGATATGTAGAGAATTTGATAGTACTTTCCCTAACTTAAGTAGTCTTACTCCAAGACAATTAGAATTTCTTCACCTTATTGGTGAAGGACTAGATACTGCCCAAATTTCAAAGCAATTGAATATTAGTTTCTCTACTGCTCAGACACATAGGCGGCAAATTACACGAAAGTTAGGAATTAAAGGTTCTGCCTTGGTAACTCTTTCAAGGAACCTACCTAAGGTTTCATAA
- a CDS encoding sensor histidine kinase, giving the protein MKKFVDLISINLAAISGYFLLALLAKEAFAWQSTAITLWPASGLANALLISHGWIALPGIAIGNFLGTAFDPNAGFSFQPFMLPVAIAAAAQAGFVRWMLIRKNLLNDPLTRIPRLITFLLIIGPLGNWPAAATFLSYRIANSGNLNINNFSLLDSNYVNGSFFWWLGDSLGSLLLLPLLFLLLPFKRPIWLERRTYLLSPLLAMIALLITGSFLERMLLERIDITPQMLEPIQGLRLLSTFAWIVVALGVLGLILQISGKYLEQEKLLSRSRLTGDAAGAVIHEIGQPLIRLRLRLENIVKWHKKNSNIENKDFPFNKNITNEAEKSLQELNAVVVNTRSIQDLTLAGIRDTNAANLADAIAMASAQLRSDFDRLDQDLSVLIKQELPEVSSGQVQLQAAIRNLLSNASKAAGEHGVIRINAGLMLGYVVCEIEDTGSGFAPSSMPDGRERIKSKTGGMGLGLMIVRRVIDDNGGEIEFSSSKELGGAKVRIWLKPS; this is encoded by the coding sequence TTGAAAAAATTTGTTGATTTAATTTCTATTAATTTAGCTGCAATATCAGGATATTTTTTACTTGCATTATTAGCTAAAGAAGCTTTTGCTTGGCAATCGACAGCTATAACCTTATGGCCAGCATCTGGATTGGCTAATGCATTATTGATATCTCATGGTTGGATAGCTCTGCCTGGTATAGCAATTGGCAATTTTCTTGGAACAGCTTTTGATCCCAATGCAGGTTTTTCTTTTCAACCATTTATGCTCCCGGTGGCTATTGCAGCTGCAGCCCAAGCAGGGTTTGTTCGATGGATGCTAATCCGTAAGAATCTTTTAAATGACCCTTTAACGCGAATTCCTAGACTAATAACCTTTCTCTTAATTATTGGGCCTTTAGGGAATTGGCCAGCAGCAGCAACATTTTTGTCCTATCGAATTGCTAATTCAGGCAATTTGAACATAAATAATTTTTCACTCCTTGATTCAAATTACGTTAATGGCTCATTCTTCTGGTGGCTTGGAGACTCTCTTGGCTCCTTGCTGTTATTACCTTTGCTTTTTTTGCTATTGCCATTCAAAAGACCCATATGGCTAGAGCGACGAACTTATCTGCTTAGTCCACTTTTAGCAATGATTGCATTGCTGATTACGGGGTCATTCTTAGAAAGAATGCTATTAGAGCGCATTGATATCACACCTCAAATGTTAGAGCCCATTCAAGGCTTAAGACTTTTATCTACCTTTGCTTGGATTGTTGTTGCTCTTGGTGTTTTGGGATTGATTTTACAAATCTCTGGCAAATATCTAGAGCAAGAAAAACTTTTGAGCCGCTCTCGATTAACGGGAGATGCAGCAGGAGCAGTGATCCATGAAATTGGACAGCCATTAATTCGATTAAGATTAAGGCTTGAAAATATTGTTAAATGGCATAAAAAAAACTCAAATATTGAAAATAAAGACTTTCCCTTTAATAAAAATATAACGAATGAAGCAGAAAAAAGTCTTCAAGAATTAAATGCTGTAGTAGTTAATACTAGATCAATTCAAGACCTAACATTGGCTGGAATCCGCGATACTAATGCGGCTAATTTAGCAGATGCGATCGCAATGGCATCTGCTCAACTTCGATCAGATTTTGATCGACTTGATCAAGATCTTTCTGTCTTAATCAAACAAGAATTACCTGAAGTTAGTTCTGGGCAAGTCCAGTTACAGGCAGCTATAAGGAATTTACTTTCTAATGCTAGTAAAGCTGCAGGAGAGCATGGAGTTATTCGAATAAATGCTGGATTAATGTTGGGTTATGTTGTGTGCGAGATAGAAGATACTGGATCGGGGTTTGCCCCTTCATCCATGCCTGATGGAAGGGAAAGAATTAAATCTAAAACAGGTGGAATGGGACTTGGTTTAATGATTGTTAGGAGAGTAATAGATGATAATGGCGGCGAGATTGAATTCTCTTCATCTAAAGAATTGGGTGGGGCAAAAGTAAGAATTTGGCTCAAACCAAGTTAG